One Sebastes umbrosus isolate fSebUmb1 chromosome 6, fSebUmb1.pri, whole genome shotgun sequence DNA window includes the following coding sequences:
- the si:dkeyp-100a1.6 gene encoding probable G-protein coupled receptor 160, protein MLPDSAASPDSTVIMLGVIVLKDVLTGCHVENTDKYLILMLLKSGLDLAAFFLCCRKRFSSFISMCSVSVMLADLVMVVLLASMWFLGPERYLLSLCIVLAKASAAYEALPLPVMCLGLLDCCLEHSRLGKQNAFCKFLRNAVLTLLVLMLGVVCSFVYGRSDLMELDYGRIRTLVCEVRQSELIVYFIWGLFTAVVCAMIPFWSMIPQWVKEAERLSVAREELQNESSDLLFTSTKTKSGEENYPKETVQPFPPLWFSLTLGFSLTWMPYLSVSVACMLFGFATPAYITVNVLWLECANSLLTGVVFWANSKTRGPYSQLPENVCLWHVFWHLSKGTQQQLPIAVFNPSKGKRNTLLYL, encoded by the coding sequence ATGCTGCCCGATTCGGCAGCGTCTCCGGATTCTACCGTCATAATGCTGGGCGTTATAGTGCTAAAGGATGTGTTGACTGGCTGTCATGTAGAAAACACCGACAAGTATCTGATACTCATGCTTCTCAAGTCGGGACTGGACTTAGCGGCCTTTTTCTTGTGCTGCCGGAAGCGGTTCAGCTCCTTTATAAGCATGTGCAGTGTGTCCGTCATGTTGGCTGACTTGGTGATGGTGGTTCTTCTAGCGAGCATGTGGTTTCTTGGGCCTGAAAGGTACCTTCTGTCACTCTGCATCGTCTTGGCTAAAGCCTCGGCGGCGTATGAAGCACTGCCGCTACCCGTGATGTGCCTGGGTTTACTGGACTGCTGCTTGGAACACAGCCGGCTCGGCAAACAGAACGCCTTCTGCAAATTCCTAAGGAACGCCGTCTTGACATTGCTGGTGTTGATGCTAGGTGTCGTTTGCTCCTTTGTTTATGGCAGATCTGATCTGATGGAACTGGATTATGGACGGATAAGGACGCTAGTGTGTGAAGTAAGGCAGTCTGAACTGATTGTCTACTTCATTTGGGGGCTTTTCACAGCAGTCGTTTGTGCAATGATACCCTTTTGGTCAATGATCCCCCAGTGGGTGAAAGAGGCTGAAAGGTTATCTGTAGCGAGGGAAGAACTACAGAACGAGAGCAGCGACTTGCTGTTCACCTCGACCAAGACAAAAAGCGGCGAGGAGAACTATCCGAAGGAGACCGTCCAGCCGTTTCCGCCTCTGTGGTTCAGCCTGACGCTTGGCTTCAGTCTAACCTGGATGCCTTATCTCAGCGTGTCCGTGGCCTGTATGCTCTTCGGCTTTGCGACACCTGCCTACATCACTGTTAACGTGCTGTGGTTGGAGTGCGCCAACAGTTTGCTGACGGGTGTGGTGTTCTGGGCAAACAGCAAGACACGAGGACCGTACAGCCAGCTCCCAGAAAACGTGTGCTTGTGGCACGTTTTCTGGCATTTGAGCAAAGgaacacagcagcagctccctATAGCGGTGTTTAACCCGTCAAAAGGGAAGAGAAACACTCTCCTCTATTTGTAA